One Novipirellula artificiosorum DNA segment encodes these proteins:
- a CDS encoding ZIP family metal transporter: protein MTTLAWIVVSSIAMSVISLAGAVTWVIKKETLDKLLLPLVAFAAGSLIGGAVLHMIPEAVDQMHNRLSIYLWLLAGFMLFLGLEQFLHWHHTHSATADDTPPLTYLILIADAIHNLIGGMFVAASFMVDVQLGVTAWLVAAAHEVPQELGDFGVLVHGGWTATKALAFNFFCSMTFLAGGILAYAVSNQINVVFLVPFAAGNFLYIGAADLIPEIKHHHRIKTNIIHYLAFSLGIALLLAVRLIG from the coding sequence TTGACCACGCTCGCATGGATTGTTGTCTCCAGCATTGCAATGAGCGTGATCTCACTCGCCGGTGCGGTGACGTGGGTGATCAAGAAGGAAACGCTCGACAAACTGCTCTTGCCGCTGGTCGCGTTCGCCGCGGGGTCATTGATCGGCGGTGCGGTGCTACACATGATTCCTGAAGCAGTTGACCAGATGCACAATCGTCTTTCGATCTACCTCTGGCTTCTTGCCGGCTTTATGTTGTTCCTGGGACTGGAGCAATTTCTGCACTGGCATCACACACACAGTGCAACGGCGGACGACACGCCTCCGCTGACGTACTTGATCTTGATTGCCGATGCCATTCACAATCTGATCGGAGGCATGTTTGTCGCAGCAAGTTTCATGGTGGACGTGCAGCTGGGTGTCACCGCCTGGTTGGTTGCGGCAGCTCATGAGGTGCCACAGGAGCTTGGCGATTTTGGCGTTTTGGTGCATGGTGGATGGACGGCAACGAAAGCACTGGCGTTCAATTTCTTTTGCTCGATGACGTTCTTGGCAGGAGGCATTTTGGCGTACGCCGTTTCCAATCAGATCAATGTCGTGTTCTTGGTTCCCTTTGCGGCAGGAAATTTCTTGTACATTGGTGCTGCGGACTTGATTCCAGAAATCAAACATCACCACCGCATCAAGACAAACATCATCCACTACCTCGCGTTCAGTCTCGGGATCGCCTTATTGTTGGCAGTGCGGTTGATCGGGTAG
- a CDS encoding Hsp20 family protein: MLTTPRPASVEAEPKGQSPICRPRFDIVESENELVLYGDMPGVEDNNLDIRYENEPLTNHGKAPARKETAAMLRQEYGVGDYQRTFLIGESIDAEKITAEIHNGVLVVQAERKSESSTDPGNTSSYGKVYRSMIVPNGIEAGEIQATYKNGVLEVHLPKGEHAKAKRIAVH, encoded by the coding sequence ATGCTGACAACACCTCGGCCTGCGTCAGTCGAAGCAGAACCGAAAGGCCAATCACCGATTTGCCGACCTCGGTTTGACATTGTCGAGTCGGAAAATGAGCTGGTTTTGTATGGCGACATGCCCGGCGTCGAAGACAACAACCTCGATATTCGCTATGAGAATGAACCGTTGACGAATCACGGAAAAGCTCCGGCGCGGAAGGAAACCGCGGCCATGCTCCGGCAAGAGTATGGCGTGGGCGACTACCAAAGAACGTTCCTGATCGGCGAGTCGATCGACGCAGAGAAGATCACCGCTGAAATCCATAATGGTGTGCTGGTCGTTCAAGCTGAGCGCAAGTCCGAAAGTAGTACGGATCCGGGCAACACGTCTTCGTACGGCAAGGTCTACCGAAGCATGATCGTTCCCAACGGGATCGAGGCGGGCGAGATCCAAGCCACCTACAAGAACGGAGTGCTGGAAGTGCATTTGCCCAAGGGCGAGCACGCCAAGGCAAAGCGAATCGCTGTTCACTAG
- the atpD gene encoding F0F1 ATP synthase subunit beta: protein MIKPGFTEPPNEGRVVAVRGSVLDAVFPETLPRMNHELRVGDDGDVVAEVASQLDAKTVRAIALTSLRGLARGATIRDLGRPMQVPVGKPLLGRVLDVFGNTIDDGDPLRDVTQQSIHQSPPAIDHRVTKSEVFMTGIKAIDLLSPLERGGKAGLFGGAGVGKTVLITELINNVVGKHEGISLFCGIGERCREAEELYREMGEAGVRDHTVMVFGQMNEPPGARFRVGHAAMTMAEYFRDEAKQDVLLLIDNIFRFVQAGMEVSGLMGQLPSRVGYQPSLANDLAELEERICTTSSAAITSVQAVYVPADDFTDPSAVHTFSHLSATVVLSRKRASEGLYPAIDPLKSSSEMMLPHVVGDRHYRTANDVRHTLANYDDLKDIIAMLGMEELSRDDRRTVNRARRLERFLTQPFFTTEQFTGHKGRTVEIEQTLDGCERIMDDEFEETSERELYMVGSVNEVGQR from the coding sequence ATGATCAAACCGGGATTTACGGAACCTCCAAACGAGGGGCGGGTCGTGGCGGTGCGCGGTAGCGTTCTCGACGCCGTCTTTCCCGAAACACTGCCTCGGATGAATCACGAATTGCGAGTCGGCGATGATGGCGATGTTGTCGCGGAAGTCGCCAGCCAGCTCGACGCGAAAACCGTTCGGGCGATCGCACTTACGTCACTGCGTGGCCTGGCTCGAGGAGCGACGATCCGTGACCTCGGGCGTCCAATGCAAGTCCCCGTGGGCAAGCCGTTGTTAGGCCGCGTGTTAGACGTGTTCGGAAACACGATTGACGACGGCGATCCTCTTCGGGACGTCACACAACAGAGTATCCATCAATCGCCACCCGCGATCGATCACCGTGTTACCAAATCCGAAGTCTTCATGACAGGAATCAAAGCGATCGATTTGTTGTCGCCTTTGGAACGGGGTGGCAAAGCGGGACTGTTCGGTGGAGCGGGTGTGGGAAAGACCGTGCTGATCACCGAGTTGATAAACAATGTCGTCGGCAAGCACGAAGGGATCAGTTTGTTTTGTGGGATTGGTGAGCGATGCCGAGAGGCGGAGGAGTTGTACCGCGAAATGGGCGAAGCGGGCGTACGAGATCACACGGTGATGGTGTTCGGGCAGATGAACGAGCCACCGGGAGCACGGTTCCGTGTTGGACATGCAGCGATGACGATGGCAGAGTACTTTCGCGACGAGGCGAAGCAGGATGTGTTGCTGTTGATTGACAATATCTTTCGTTTCGTTCAAGCAGGAATGGAAGTCTCGGGTTTGATGGGCCAGTTGCCATCGCGAGTGGGATACCAACCTTCGTTAGCGAATGATCTGGCGGAGCTTGAGGAGCGAATTTGCACGACGTCTTCCGCCGCAATCACGTCGGTCCAGGCGGTGTATGTGCCAGCGGACGACTTTACCGACCCGAGTGCCGTGCATACCTTCTCGCATTTGTCGGCGACCGTGGTTTTGTCACGCAAACGTGCTTCGGAAGGGCTTTATCCAGCAATCGATCCACTGAAGTCCAGTTCGGAAATGATGTTGCCGCACGTGGTTGGAGATCGTCATTATCGGACTGCGAACGACGTTCGACACACGTTAGCAAACTACGATGATCTGAAAGATATTATCGCGATGTTGGGCATGGAAGAATTGTCGCGAGATGACAGGAGAACAGTCAATCGAGCACGCCGCTTGGAGCGGTTTCTGACACAGCCGTTCTTCACAACCGAACAGTTCACCGGACACAAGGGACGGACGGTTGAAATCGAGCAGACTTTGGATGGTTGTGAACGGATCATGGATGACGAATTTGAAGAGACGTCGGAACGGGAGTTGTATATGGTCGGTAGTGTGAATGAAGTGGGGCAAAGGTAG
- a CDS encoding F0F1 ATP synthase subunit epsilon translates to MKLKLLTPARRVVDQSVTKIVAEGTHGSFCLLPQHVDFLAALVPGLLSWEDEAGVEHFAAVGDGVLVKQDNEVLVSSAQATAGTNLEQLKTTVREEFATLDDRQRAAHAATAKLEASFLRRYMDFAEQTP, encoded by the coding sequence ATGAAACTAAAACTACTAACCCCGGCGAGAAGGGTCGTCGATCAATCGGTTACCAAGATCGTCGCTGAAGGTACGCACGGAAGTTTTTGCTTGCTCCCTCAGCACGTCGATTTTCTTGCTGCGTTGGTCCCTGGTTTGCTCAGTTGGGAGGACGAGGCTGGAGTTGAGCATTTTGCCGCTGTTGGGGATGGAGTCTTGGTGAAACAAGACAACGAGGTACTCGTTTCGTCCGCCCAGGCGACAGCGGGAACAAACTTGGAACAATTGAAGACAACCGTTCGCGAAGAATTTGCAACGTTGGATGACCGGCAACGAGCCGCTCATGCCGCCACCGCAAAGTTGGAAGCGAGTTTCTTACGCCGGTACATGGATTTCGCTGAGCAAACGCCGTGA
- a CDS encoding AtpZ/AtpI family protein gives MNTQDSKRSNLKADLQREVDTKQTRKMAARSEGERSAWFGLGMFGLVGWSVTVPTLLGIMLGLWIDKQWPSRFSWTLMLLVMGVAVGCLNAWWWIKQET, from the coding sequence GTGAACACCCAAGATTCGAAACGCTCAAATCTGAAGGCTGACTTGCAGCGAGAAGTCGATACGAAACAAACTCGAAAGATGGCCGCCAGAAGCGAAGGAGAGCGTTCGGCATGGTTCGGTTTGGGGATGTTCGGGTTGGTCGGTTGGTCGGTCACCGTGCCGACACTCCTGGGTATCATGTTGGGGCTTTGGATCGATAAGCAGTGGCCGAGTCGGTTTTCGTGGACACTAATGCTGTTGGTCATGGGCGTCGCCGTTGGTTGTTTGAACGCATGGTGGTGGATCAAACAAGAAACGTAG
- a CDS encoding N-ATPase subunit AtpR encodes MMSIPFAFLSGIALGMFFLGSLWWTVQRLPKTRLPWSFYFTSLIVRMLVLLAGFVVLARQDDWRLLLAGVLGFVLIRTVGVRWVAQEAL; translated from the coding sequence ATGATGTCAATCCCATTCGCATTTCTATCAGGTATAGCCTTGGGGATGTTCTTCCTCGGGTCGCTGTGGTGGACGGTCCAGCGTCTGCCGAAAACGAGATTGCCGTGGTCGTTCTACTTCACGAGTTTGATCGTGCGGATGCTTGTCTTGCTCGCTGGATTCGTGGTTTTGGCACGTCAAGATGATTGGCGATTGCTGCTTGCAGGCGTTCTCGGCTTTGTGCTGATTCGCACAGTTGGTGTGCGATGGGTCGCGCAGGAGGCACTCTAG
- a CDS encoding F0F1 ATP synthase subunit A → MDSIQISPDNWILWQWEIWPVVKLNATIVFTWLVMAILATSSWLVTRRLTTGTDIPRFQNLLEVLVTGIRDQIRDVSRQEPGKYLPFVGTLFLFIAMANLLSIVPGYRPPTGSLSTAAALATCVFIAVPLFGIASQGIGGYFKHYVQPTLLMLPFNAIGEVSRTLALAVRLYGNMMSGTVIAAILIGFVPFFVPVLMQALGLLTGMIQAYIFAVLAMVYIASANVARRPPSSGT, encoded by the coding sequence GTGGATAGTATTCAGATCTCGCCCGACAATTGGATACTGTGGCAATGGGAAATCTGGCCAGTCGTCAAGCTGAACGCCACGATCGTGTTCACTTGGCTGGTCATGGCGATTTTGGCGACGAGTTCATGGCTCGTCACGCGGCGACTGACAACGGGGACCGATATCCCGCGCTTTCAGAATCTACTGGAAGTGCTCGTGACTGGGATCCGGGACCAGATTCGCGATGTCAGCCGACAAGAGCCAGGGAAGTACCTGCCGTTTGTTGGAACCCTGTTCTTGTTCATCGCGATGGCAAATCTGCTCAGTATCGTGCCTGGCTATCGACCGCCTACCGGTTCCCTTTCGACCGCCGCAGCATTGGCCACTTGTGTCTTCATCGCGGTTCCGTTGTTTGGAATCGCGTCACAGGGAATCGGCGGCTACTTCAAGCACTACGTCCAACCGACCCTTTTGATGTTACCGTTCAATGCGATTGGAGAGGTGTCTCGGACCTTGGCGTTGGCGGTTCGGTTGTATGGCAACATGATGAGCGGCACGGTGATTGCAGCCATCTTGATCGGTTTTGTGCCATTTTTTGTGCCGGTGTTGATGCAAGCACTCGGGTTGTTGACCGGAATGATCCAAGCCTACATCTTCGCAGTATTGGCGATGGTCTATATCGCGTCGGCAAACGTGGCGCGGCGGCCCCCGTCGTCAGGGACCTAG
- a CDS encoding F0F1 ATP synthase subunit C: MDGDTMVALASIITAGLTIAIGSIGPALGEGRAVSQALNSIAQQPDSSNTITRTLFVGLAMIESTAIYCFVVAMILLFANPYWDHFAQ, from the coding sequence ATGGACGGCGATACGATGGTCGCTTTGGCCTCAATCATTACGGCGGGTTTAACAATCGCGATCGGGTCGATTGGCCCAGCACTCGGGGAAGGCCGCGCGGTTTCGCAAGCACTCAACTCGATTGCCCAACAACCCGATTCCTCCAACACCATCACACGGACTCTCTTCGTTGGATTGGCAATGATCGAATCGACCGCGATCTATTGTTTCGTCGTCGCGATGATCCTATTGTTCGCCAATCCGTATTGGGACCATTTTGCACAGTAA
- a CDS encoding F0F1 ATP synthase subunit B family protein has protein sequence MDIDWFTFVAQIINFLILVGLLRWLLYGPITKAMSQREQRIADRLDEADRQRRQAEQEKQTYQQKSSDLDSRREELLGKAKQDADDQRKQLIQNARREVDRRRDQWTEAFQRDQQQQRHETQRETAKLATAIARQTLALLADTPLQAGMVSQFIRRLSDIDSKQRDQILQNLKDSQDTIVIRSGCELGEEEQLRLRDAVHDSLGPGIAFHFEIDEELICGIELVAGGYSLTWNAGEFINEIDQQFSKALKMG, from the coding sequence ATGGATATCGATTGGTTTACCTTCGTCGCACAAATCATCAACTTCCTGATCTTAGTCGGGCTGTTGCGATGGTTACTTTATGGCCCGATCACGAAGGCAATGAGTCAGCGGGAACAAAGGATCGCAGATCGCTTGGACGAGGCGGATCGGCAGCGAAGGCAAGCGGAACAGGAAAAGCAAACCTACCAACAGAAATCTTCTGATCTCGACAGTCGCCGCGAAGAACTACTCGGGAAAGCCAAACAAGACGCCGACGATCAACGCAAACAATTGATCCAAAACGCACGCCGCGAGGTCGATCGACGTCGCGACCAGTGGACCGAGGCGTTCCAACGTGACCAGCAACAGCAGCGACATGAAACACAGCGAGAAACAGCAAAATTGGCAACCGCCATCGCCAGGCAAACGCTCGCACTACTCGCCGACACACCGTTGCAAGCCGGCATGGTTAGCCAATTCATTCGCCGACTCAGCGACATCGACAGCAAACAACGCGATCAGATTTTACAAAACTTGAAGGATTCGCAAGACACGATCGTCATCCGTAGTGGATGCGAATTGGGGGAAGAAGAGCAGCTGCGATTACGCGATGCCGTTCATGACTCACTCGGTCCAGGAATCGCCTTTCACTTTGAGATCGACGAGGAACTCATCTGTGGCATCGAGCTTGTCGCTGGCGGATACAGTTTGACGTGGAACGCGGGGGAGTTCATCAATGAAATCGACCAACAATTCAGCAAAGCGTTGAAAATGGGATGA
- a CDS encoding alternate F1F0 ATPase, F1 subunit alpha: MSELSYQDAIDDTSLKLHRVIDQHTATLKVRETGTVSDVERGIARVHGLPHVQADEMLRFAGNLRGYAFNLDRDEVGCVLLDDSERLQAGTRVERTHSVLDTPVGDGLLGRIIDPIGRPLDSGRSLDALERLPCERDAPPIIQRAPVTVPLQTGLKVIDALIPIGRGQRQLILGDRQTGKTAIAVDAIVNQRCRDVICIYCSIGQRSTNVARVIDNLRRHDALQNTVVVIGANDAPPGVQFVAPYAATTIGENFMEQGRDVLIVYDDLTAHARAYRHVSLLLRRPPGREAFPGDIFYVHSRLLERATHLRTDAGGGSLTALPIIETEAQNVSAYIPTNLISITDGQVYLSPNLFRKGILPAVDVGRSVSRVGGKTQLPAYRAVAGDLRLTYSQFEELEKFARFSSQLDEDTRKTLERGKRIREILKQPQFQPLEVPEQIASLLAVTSGRFDEVDPIEIRRAELEVQDVMKKDFPELGARILEGGKLSEDDVVILTEGR, translated from the coding sequence ATGAGCGAACTTAGCTACCAGGATGCGATCGACGACACATCGCTCAAACTTCACCGAGTTATCGACCAACACACAGCAACATTGAAGGTTCGAGAGACGGGGACGGTCAGCGATGTCGAACGTGGCATCGCTCGCGTGCATGGGTTGCCGCACGTTCAAGCGGACGAGATGCTGCGTTTCGCAGGAAACCTGCGCGGCTACGCATTCAACCTGGATCGTGACGAGGTGGGATGCGTGCTGCTGGATGATAGCGAGCGATTGCAGGCAGGAACACGAGTCGAGCGGACGCACAGCGTACTGGACACGCCCGTTGGCGATGGCTTACTCGGTCGCATTATCGATCCGATCGGTCGTCCGCTCGACAGTGGTCGCTCGCTCGATGCATTGGAACGATTGCCATGCGAACGTGATGCACCGCCTATCATACAGCGTGCGCCGGTGACCGTGCCGCTGCAAACCGGATTGAAGGTCATTGATGCACTGATCCCGATTGGACGCGGACAACGTCAATTGATACTCGGCGACCGCCAAACGGGTAAGACAGCGATCGCAGTGGACGCAATTGTCAACCAACGCTGCCGTGATGTGATTTGCATCTACTGTAGCATTGGCCAGCGAAGCACCAACGTCGCTCGCGTGATCGACAATCTGCGGCGGCATGATGCACTGCAAAACACAGTGGTCGTGATCGGTGCCAATGACGCACCGCCAGGCGTCCAGTTCGTCGCCCCCTATGCAGCGACGACGATTGGCGAGAATTTCATGGAGCAAGGTCGCGACGTATTGATCGTTTATGACGACTTAACCGCTCACGCTCGTGCGTATCGGCACGTTTCCTTGTTGCTGCGCAGACCGCCTGGGCGAGAGGCGTTTCCAGGAGACATCTTCTACGTTCACTCGCGACTGCTAGAACGAGCAACGCATTTGCGTACAGACGCCGGCGGAGGCTCATTGACGGCTCTTCCGATTATCGAAACCGAAGCTCAGAATGTGTCGGCTTACATTCCGACGAACCTAATTTCGATCACGGATGGACAAGTCTATCTATCGCCGAACCTGTTCCGCAAAGGAATCCTGCCAGCGGTTGATGTCGGTCGCAGCGTTTCACGCGTCGGTGGAAAGACTCAGTTGCCCGCCTATCGAGCGGTCGCTGGCGACTTGAGGTTAACGTATTCGCAATTTGAAGAGTTAGAAAAATTCGCACGTTTCAGTAGCCAGTTGGACGAGGACACTCGAAAGACGTTGGAGCGTGGAAAACGAATCCGAGAGATATTGAAACAACCCCAATTCCAACCGTTGGAAGTGCCAGAGCAAATTGCGTCGTTGCTGGCAGTCACAAGCGGTCGGTTCGACGAGGTCGATCCGATTGAGATCAGGCGAGCGGAACTGGAAGTGCAAGATGTGATGAAGAAAGACTTTCCAGAGTTGGGGGCGAGGATCCTGGAAGGGGGAAAACTGTCCGAAGATGACGTGGTAATATTGACGGAGGGAAGGTGA
- a CDS encoding F0F1 ATP synthase subunit gamma — MTTLENLRRQIDTATDLNSVVSTMKTLAAVSIHQYEQAADALADYNRTVELGFQIALRGERRALDQPSPAAKIGAIVFGSDQGMCGQFNERIAEFAIEYHRQASDDPPTGLLVVGARARAAFIDVGWKVDETYSVPTSVSEINDLVQAMIPRIEQLRTECDIGAIHTYSNRRAAASSFESQHSQLLPIDSGRVDAWRERKWQSRSLPTFAAPRRQLISQLARQYLLVSLYRVCAESLASENASRIAAMQAAEKNIEERLDELQSDFNRLRQSAITEELLDVVTGFEALRTKHDGSPP, encoded by the coding sequence ATGACAACCCTAGAAAACCTTCGCCGACAAATCGACACGGCGACCGATCTTAACTCGGTCGTCTCGACGATGAAGACGTTGGCCGCTGTCAGTATTCACCAGTACGAACAGGCCGCAGATGCTCTGGCCGACTACAACCGCACAGTCGAACTCGGCTTTCAAATCGCCTTGCGAGGCGAACGTCGGGCACTCGACCAACCCAGTCCGGCCGCCAAGATCGGCGCAATCGTCTTCGGTAGCGATCAAGGGATGTGCGGCCAGTTCAACGAACGGATCGCTGAGTTCGCGATCGAGTATCATCGACAAGCCAGTGACGATCCACCCACGGGTCTGCTCGTTGTTGGTGCTCGCGCCCGAGCGGCCTTCATTGACGTCGGATGGAAGGTCGATGAAACCTACTCCGTGCCGACATCGGTATCGGAGATCAATGACTTGGTGCAAGCGATGATTCCGAGGATCGAACAATTGCGTACGGAGTGCGATATCGGCGCGATTCATACCTATTCCAATCGCCGTGCTGCGGCATCGTCCTTTGAGTCGCAACACAGTCAACTGCTGCCGATCGATTCCGGGCGAGTCGATGCTTGGCGAGAGAGAAAGTGGCAATCGCGATCACTACCCACATTCGCTGCTCCGCGTCGGCAACTCATCTCGCAGCTTGCCCGACAGTACTTGCTTGTTTCTCTCTACCGCGTCTGTGCGGAATCATTGGCCAGTGAGAACGCCAGCCGGATTGCTGCGATGCAGGCAGCGGAGAAGAACATTGAAGAACGGCTTGATGAGCTACAATCGGACTTCAATAGACTGCGGCAATCCGCGATCACCGAAGAGTTGCTCGACGTCGTAACTGGATTTGAGGCGTTAAGAACGAAGCACGATGGCTCCCCACCGTGA